GCATTCTTGAATATAAGCGTGAATATACGCCTTAATACGCTCAAGTGCAAATTGTATATTCACGATGCTTGTCCTTGAGTCGTATTTTCATTTTCTTCTGTTTCTTGCTCCTCATCTTCTTTTTTATTTTTACTTGGAGAAATACTCTCATCAAGCACTGCTGCACCCTGCCCCTCAATATAGAGCTTTAAATGTGCTTTTTTATCTTTATCAGCAAATTCCTTAAAATACATAATTAAATGTGGATCATCTTTTTGCGTACTATTGCCTCTTCCAAGTGATATTTTATATGCATTACGTTGATAATCTGTATATAAAAGCACTTGATGATTAAATTTATCATAGCGAATATGCAGTATGAGCCCATAGTTCTTATACAGCGTCCAACGAAATTCAAGCTCTTTTTGCACTGCGCCCACGTTAAAATTAGCTTTATATATTTGCTCTTTTTCAAGAGATAAGTCTTTTTCCCACGCCCAAACAGGAGCTAAAGCATACATCGTGCAAGAAAGCAAGAAAGGGGTAAAACATAAAAAGATTTTATTCATAATTACCCAATATTTTTGCCATTGATTCTATCGCAAGGTTATCTTTTGCCACGCGTAATTCCTCCTTATGCGCTTCATCAAAACGATAATGAGCAAATGCAGATTCTATATCTACACCTTGATGTTCTAAAAGTGCTTCATACACAGCTATACGCTCTAATAATGCCTCAAGCTCTAATCCTACTAGCGTAGGTGAAGCATTAAGAATAATTTCTTGCCATTTTTGCAATGGTGTGCCCTCAAAAAATGCGTCCATAAATCACCCTCTCTTTACTTTGATAGAATCTAATCGTGTCAAAACTGCTTGAGCGTGAGCAGATAAAGATTCGCTTTGGGCTAAAAGTGCGCAAGATTCTCCGACTTCTTCTAATGCAGTAGCTGAAAAGGCAATAATTGAGCTTTTTTTCATAAAATGCTCCACTCCAAGCGGCGAAAAGAAACGCGCACTCCCACCTGTGGGAAGCGTATGATTAGGACCTGCAAGATAATCACCGATAGGCTCACTTGAATGCTCACCTAAGAAAATTGCTCCTGCGTGTTTAATATGAGCAAGTGCGTCAAATGGAGCAGCTGTAAGGACTTCCAAATGCTCGGGAGCAATGGCATTGGCAATCTCTATGCTTTCTTGTAGATTCCGCGTATGTATCATCACGGCACGATTTTTAATACTTGCTCCTGCAATCTCTGCACGAGGCATTGAAGGCATAATCTGTTCAATATGCTTTTGCACAGATTCTATAAGAGAAGCACTATCGCTTATAAGTATAGAACTTGCCATTTCATCGTGTTCAGCTTGAGAAAGCAAATCATAGGCAATATAAAGTGGATTTGCTTGAGAATCTGCAATAATTGCTATCTCGCTTGGACCTGCAATCATATCAATATTCACTTCGCCAAAAACAAGTTTTTTAGCACAAGCAACAAAAATATTGCCCGGACCAGTAATAACATCAACTTTGGGAATCTCTTTGCAACCATAAGCCATAAGCCCTATGGCACTTGCACCGCCAACTTTATATGCTTCAGTAATGCCACACAAATGTAATGCTGCAAGCACAAGAGGATTAGCTTGATTATGGGGCGTAGGAGAACATACCACAATCTCTTTAACCCCGGCAACAATCGCAGGAATAGCATTCATTAAAAGCGAACTTGGATAAGCTGCTTTGCCACCGGGAATATACAATCCTGCACGTTCCATTGGAGTGAATTTTGAGCCAAGTATGCTGCCATTTTCCTCACAATCAATCCAACTCTGCATTTTTTGTTTGCGATGAAAAGCATAGATTCTGTCATAGGCGAGATGAAGTGCAGATTTGAGTTCGCAAGAAAGCTGATTATAGGCATTGAGACATTCTTTGGGTGAAATACGCAAATCTGTAAAATTTTTTACTTCCCATTTATCAAAACGAGAAATATGCTTTTTTAACGCGTCTAAGCCCTCTGTGCGAATCTCATCAAGTAATTCTTGCACGAGAGATGAAACTTCTTTCATATCCATTTTTCCACGCGCTAAGACTTGTTGAAATTCATTTGCAAACTCTGGCAAACGCACATCAAGATATTTCATTACTTTCCCCATAATCAAAAATAAATGAGAATTATATACATTAACTCTAAACAAACAGGCTATAAACCTAAGCACACTTTAGATTCTAA
This DNA window, taken from Helicobacter sp. MIT 21-1697, encodes the following:
- a CDS encoding DUF2018 family protein, with translation MDAFFEGTPLQKWQEIILNASPTLVGLELEALLERIAVYEALLEHQGVDIESAFAHYRFDEAHKEELRVAKDNLAIESMAKILGNYE
- the hisD gene encoding histidinol dehydrogenase, which codes for MKYLDVRLPEFANEFQQVLARGKMDMKEVSSLVQELLDEIRTEGLDALKKHISRFDKWEVKNFTDLRISPKECLNAYNQLSCELKSALHLAYDRIYAFHRKQKMQSWIDCEENGSILGSKFTPMERAGLYIPGGKAAYPSSLLMNAIPAIVAGVKEIVVCSPTPHNQANPLVLAALHLCGITEAYKVGGASAIGLMAYGCKEIPKVDVITGPGNIFVACAKKLVFGEVNIDMIAGPSEIAIIADSQANPLYIAYDLLSQAEHDEMASSILISDSASLIESVQKHIEQIMPSMPRAEIAGASIKNRAVMIHTRNLQESIEIANAIAPEHLEVLTAAPFDALAHIKHAGAIFLGEHSSEPIGDYLAGPNHTLPTGGSARFFSPLGVEHFMKKSSIIAFSATALEEVGESCALLAQSESLSAHAQAVLTRLDSIKVKRG